In Alicyclobacillus macrosporangiidus CPP55, a single window of DNA contains:
- the groES gene encoding co-chaperone GroES: MIKPLADRVVVRPVDREEKTASGIVLPDTAKEKPQEGEVIAVGPGRVEDGKRVELDVKVGDRVIYSKYAGTEVKYNNEEYLILRESDILAIVEK, from the coding sequence ATGATCAAGCCGCTCGCAGATCGCGTCGTGGTACGCCCTGTGGATCGCGAGGAGAAGACCGCCAGCGGCATCGTCCTGCCGGACACGGCGAAGGAAAAGCCGCAGGAGGGCGAGGTCATCGCCGTCGGCCCTGGCCGCGTCGAGGACGGGAAGCGCGTGGAGCTGGATGTGAAGGTCGGGGACCGCGTGATCTACTCCAAGTACGCGGGCACCGAGGTCAAGTACAACAATGAGGAGTACTTGATCCTGCGCGAGAGCGACATTCTCGCCATCGTGGAGAAGTAA
- a CDS encoding molybdopterin-binding protein, whose amino-acid sequence MVLAHDLTRIVPGEFKGRVFAKGHVIREEDIPVLLDIGKRHIYVLELGPDEMHENDAALTMARAIAGEGIALSDVHEGKVVLKANRRGVLQVDEQRVFEINSIDGISLATRRSWVHVAEGTSVAGVRPIPLVIERAKVERVVSLAAGAEPVIQVRPYEMRQAALVTTGSEIQTGRIQDKAGPVLREKLAAYGVEVVSQVFPGDDQAAITAAVRDALAAGVPLVLVTGGMSVDPDDRSPAAIRSAANEVVTYGTPMLPGSMLMLAYAGDAAIFGLPGAVIYDPVTSFDVLLPRVLARVRLTRDDIARLGFGGWLNA is encoded by the coding sequence ATGGTGTTGGCGCACGATTTGACGAGGATTGTCCCGGGTGAGTTCAAAGGCCGGGTGTTCGCGAAGGGGCACGTCATCCGGGAGGAGGACATCCCGGTGCTGCTCGACATCGGCAAGCGGCATATCTACGTGCTGGAGCTGGGGCCGGATGAGATGCATGAGAACGACGCGGCGTTGACGATGGCGCGGGCCATCGCCGGAGAGGGCATCGCCTTGAGCGACGTGCATGAAGGCAAGGTGGTGCTCAAGGCCAACCGGCGCGGAGTGCTCCAGGTGGACGAGCAGCGGGTGTTCGAGATCAACAGCATTGACGGCATCTCGCTGGCCACGCGGAGGAGCTGGGTGCACGTCGCGGAAGGCACGTCGGTGGCGGGCGTGCGGCCCATCCCGCTGGTGATTGAGCGGGCGAAGGTGGAGCGGGTCGTGTCTCTGGCAGCGGGGGCGGAGCCAGTCATCCAGGTGCGGCCGTATGAGATGCGCCAGGCGGCGCTGGTGACGACGGGCAGCGAGATCCAGACGGGCCGCATCCAGGACAAGGCAGGGCCCGTCCTGCGGGAGAAGCTGGCGGCCTACGGGGTGGAAGTGGTCAGCCAGGTCTTCCCGGGCGACGATCAGGCGGCCATCACCGCGGCCGTCCGCGACGCCCTCGCGGCGGGGGTGCCTCTGGTGCTGGTGACGGGGGGGATGTCGGTCGATCCGGACGACCGCTCCCCGGCCGCCATCCGCAGTGCGGCCAACGAGGTGGTGACGTACGGGACGCCCATGCTCCCCGGCTCGATGCTGATGTTGGCCTATGCGGGGGATGCGGCCATCTTCGGCCTGCCGGGGGCGGTGATCTACGATCCGGTCACCTCTTTCGACGTGCTCCTGCCCAGGGTCCTGGCCCGGGTGCGGCTGACGCGGGACGACATCGCGCGCCTCGGCTTCGGCGGGTGGTTGAATGCGTGA
- a CDS encoding phosphatase PAP2 family protein, translating to MLEAFAPEFPMPPGMMWQYEVIRWLQSFAAPWLDALAKGLSLLGTEWFYVVVLPVLFWSVSKSLGLRLAYIFLCSMYVNGWLKDWLKVLRPIGIPGIQSSLMWTATGYSTPAGHAQGPMTFWLMVCRWARRRWLWTAVMILVAGIGLSRVYLGVHWPLDVLIGWGLGLVFGGLGWPVGRWWTERQYAWNVRMWLSVLFPVALMVIHTGPDSLRYAALLLGIGAGAVLEERWLGSRMDPEWWRRICAAVIGIAGLIALQYVIKWPQWPGVTVVRDVASGLWATLAAPWVFVQCGLYRKGDPVD from the coding sequence ATGTTGGAGGCGTTTGCACCGGAGTTTCCGATGCCGCCGGGGATGATGTGGCAGTACGAGGTCATCCGGTGGCTGCAGTCGTTCGCGGCGCCTTGGTTGGATGCGCTCGCGAAAGGCTTGAGTCTGTTGGGCACGGAGTGGTTCTACGTCGTGGTGCTGCCGGTCCTGTTTTGGTCGGTGAGCAAGTCCCTGGGGCTGCGGTTGGCTTACATCTTTCTGTGCTCCATGTATGTGAACGGTTGGTTGAAGGATTGGCTGAAGGTGCTCCGGCCCATCGGGATCCCGGGCATCCAATCGTCCCTCATGTGGACGGCGACTGGGTACTCGACTCCCGCCGGACACGCGCAGGGGCCGATGACCTTCTGGCTGATGGTCTGTCGCTGGGCGAGGCGGCGCTGGCTGTGGACGGCGGTCATGATCCTGGTGGCCGGCATCGGGCTCTCGCGCGTCTATCTCGGCGTCCATTGGCCGCTCGATGTGCTCATCGGTTGGGGCCTGGGCCTCGTTTTCGGCGGGCTCGGCTGGCCGGTGGGCCGGTGGTGGACGGAGCGGCAGTACGCGTGGAATGTGCGCATGTGGCTGTCGGTGCTCTTCCCCGTCGCCCTGATGGTGATTCACACCGGGCCGGATTCGCTGCGCTACGCCGCCCTCCTGCTCGGCATCGGGGCCGGGGCGGTGCTGGAGGAGCGCTGGCTCGGAAGCCGGATGGATCCGGAGTGGTGGCGGCGGATCTGTGCGGCGGTCATCGGCATCGCCGGGCTGATTGCGCTACAATATGTAATCAAATGGCCGCAGTGGCCCGGTGTGACGGTGGTGCGCGATGTGGCCAGCGGGCTGTGGGCGACGCTGGCCGCGCCCTGGGTGTTCGTCCAGTGCGGCCTGTACCGAAAGGGCGATCCGGTTGATTGA
- the groL gene encoding chaperonin GroEL (60 kDa chaperone family; promotes refolding of misfolded polypeptides especially under stressful conditions; forms two stacked rings of heptamers to form a barrel-shaped 14mer; ends can be capped by GroES; misfolded proteins enter the barrel where they are refolded when GroES binds), whose translation MAKEIKFSEDARRAMLRGVDALADAVKVTLGPKGRNVVLEKKFGSPLITNDGVTIAKEIELEDPYENMGAQLVKEVATKTNDVAGDGTTTATVLAQAMIREGLKNVAAGANPMILRKGIEKAVNAAVEEIKRISKPVEGRENIAQVAAISAGDQEIGVLIADAMEKVGKDGVITVEESKGFTTELEVVEGMQFDRGYISPYMVTDTDKMEAVLEEPLILITDKKIGNIQEILPVLERVVQSGRPLLVIAEDVEGEALATLVVNKLRGTFTAVAVKAPGFGDRRKAMLQDIAILTGGQVISEELGLELKNTNLNQLGRARQVRVSKENTIIVDGAGDAKEIQARINQIKAQIEETTSDFDREKLQERLAKLAGGVAVIKVGAATETELKEKKLRIEDALNATRAAVEEGLVPGGGTALVNIIPALDKVQATGDELTGVNLVRKALEAPVRQIAENAGVEGSVIVERLKKEPVGQGFNAATGEWVDMIKAGIVDPAKVTRSALQNAASVAAMFLTTEAVVADKPEKEKAPAGGGMGGMDMM comes from the coding sequence ATGGCGAAAGAGATCAAATTCAGCGAAGACGCCCGCCGGGCGATGCTGCGCGGTGTCGACGCGCTCGCCGATGCGGTGAAAGTGACCCTCGGCCCCAAAGGCCGTAACGTGGTGTTGGAGAAGAAGTTCGGTTCTCCGCTCATCACCAACGACGGCGTGACCATCGCCAAGGAGATCGAGCTGGAGGATCCTTATGAGAACATGGGCGCTCAGCTGGTGAAGGAGGTCGCGACGAAGACCAACGACGTCGCGGGTGACGGTACCACCACGGCGACCGTGCTGGCGCAGGCGATGATCCGTGAGGGCCTGAAGAACGTGGCGGCCGGCGCCAACCCGATGATCCTGCGCAAGGGCATCGAGAAGGCTGTGAACGCGGCCGTCGAGGAGATCAAGCGCATCTCCAAGCCTGTCGAGGGCCGCGAGAACATCGCCCAGGTGGCGGCCATCTCCGCGGGCGACCAGGAGATCGGCGTCCTGATTGCTGACGCGATGGAGAAGGTCGGCAAGGACGGCGTCATCACAGTCGAGGAGTCCAAGGGCTTCACCACGGAGCTCGAGGTCGTCGAAGGCATGCAGTTTGACCGCGGCTACATCTCGCCGTACATGGTCACCGACACGGACAAGATGGAGGCCGTGCTTGAGGAGCCCCTGATCCTCATCACCGACAAGAAGATCGGCAACATCCAGGAGATCCTGCCGGTGCTCGAGCGCGTCGTGCAGTCCGGCCGGCCGCTGCTCGTCATCGCGGAGGACGTGGAGGGCGAGGCGCTGGCGACCCTGGTGGTCAACAAGCTGCGCGGCACGTTCACGGCGGTGGCGGTCAAGGCGCCTGGCTTCGGCGACCGGCGCAAGGCCATGCTGCAGGACATCGCCATCCTCACCGGCGGCCAGGTCATCTCCGAGGAGCTGGGCCTCGAGCTGAAAAACACCAACCTCAATCAGCTCGGCCGCGCTCGCCAGGTGCGCGTGAGCAAGGAGAACACCATCATCGTCGACGGTGCGGGTGACGCGAAGGAGATCCAGGCGCGCATTAACCAGATCAAGGCGCAGATTGAGGAGACCACGTCCGACTTCGACCGCGAGAAGCTGCAGGAGCGGCTGGCGAAGCTGGCGGGCGGCGTGGCGGTCATCAAGGTCGGCGCCGCGACGGAGACGGAGCTGAAGGAGAAGAAGCTGCGCATCGAGGACGCGCTCAACGCGACCCGCGCGGCGGTCGAGGAAGGCCTGGTGCCGGGCGGCGGCACGGCGCTGGTCAACATCATCCCGGCGCTGGACAAGGTGCAGGCGACGGGCGACGAGCTGACGGGCGTCAACCTGGTACGCAAGGCGCTCGAGGCTCCGGTGCGCCAGATCGCGGAGAACGCGGGCGTCGAGGGCTCGGTCATTGTCGAACGGCTGAAGAAGGAGCCGGTGGGCCAGGGCTTCAATGCGGCGACCGGCGAGTGGGTGGACATGATCAAGGCCGGCATCGTCGACCCGGCGAAGGTGACCCGCTCGGCGCTGCAGAACGCGGCCAGCGTGGCGGCGATGTTCCTGACCACCGAGGCGGTCGTTGCCGACAAGCCGGAGAAGGAGAAGGCTCCCGCCGGCGGCGGCATGGGCGGCATGGACATGATGTGA
- a CDS encoding 5-formyltetrahydrofolate cyclo-ligase: MIDEKTRLRRRYLAVRQAWSESRRAEASAVICARLVACVADLCRTGRLPVPPGAGAAVALYQAVRGEVDVSGAAVKLAEAGWRVAYPVTDGPRMAFYHAARPDAWRTGGFGIREPDPATGAERVDPARLAAVVVPGVAFTAGGHRLGYGGGYYDRWFAEEGSAEGEVPVRIGVCFSCQLASWLPVDAHDQRVDVVITEEGVIPCWSGR, translated from the coding sequence TTGATTGACGAGAAAACCCGCCTCCGCCGGCGGTACCTGGCGGTTCGGCAGGCGTGGAGCGAATCCCGCAGGGCCGAGGCGAGCGCGGTGATCTGCGCTCGCCTCGTGGCCTGTGTGGCGGACCTGTGCCGCACCGGGCGCCTGCCGGTCCCGCCGGGCGCGGGGGCTGCCGTCGCCCTGTACCAGGCGGTGCGCGGCGAGGTGGATGTGTCGGGGGCCGCGGTCAAGCTGGCGGAAGCCGGCTGGCGCGTCGCCTATCCCGTGACCGACGGGCCCCGCATGGCGTTTTACCACGCCGCGCGCCCCGACGCGTGGCGGACGGGGGGGTTCGGCATCCGGGAGCCCGATCCGGCGACCGGAGCGGAGCGGGTGGATCCCGCGCGATTGGCGGCCGTCGTCGTCCCGGGCGTGGCTTTCACGGCCGGCGGGCACCGGCTCGGCTACGGCGGCGGGTATTACGACCGGTGGTTCGCCGAAGAGGGGAGCGCTGAGGGGGAAGTCCCCGTCCGCATCGGGGTGTGCTTTTCCTGCCAGCTGGCCTCCTGGCTGCCGGTGGATGCCCACGACCAGCGGGTCGATGTCGTGATCACCGAAGAGGGGGTGATCCCGTGCTGGTCTGGGCGCTGA
- the mobB gene encoding molybdopterin-guanine dinucleotide biosynthesis protein B, which translates to MRETGPRVISVVGRQNSGKTRLVRRMITHWHSEGLRVAAIKHDAHADGGDDWEKPGSDTALFAQAGAVATGVAGGGRSLWRWCEDAAADDAMALVARMRRWSRESDGIDLIVVEGFKHSPLPKLAVVRTPDDLAWLRGARLPALEAVVGPRRAAWLAGAEWPVYDEDDIPGLCRDVWTRFALPAGDPGGVGG; encoded by the coding sequence ATGCGTGAGACGGGGCCGCGCGTGATTTCCGTCGTCGGCCGGCAGAACAGCGGCAAGACGCGGTTGGTGCGGCGCATGATCACCCACTGGCACAGCGAGGGTCTGCGCGTGGCGGCCATCAAGCACGACGCCCACGCGGACGGCGGAGACGACTGGGAGAAGCCGGGCAGCGACACGGCCCTGTTCGCGCAGGCGGGGGCGGTGGCGACAGGGGTGGCGGGCGGCGGCCGCTCCCTGTGGCGCTGGTGCGAGGATGCCGCAGCGGACGACGCGATGGCGCTGGTGGCGCGGATGAGGCGATGGAGCCGGGAGAGTGACGGGATCGACCTCATCGTCGTGGAAGGCTTCAAACACAGCCCGCTGCCCAAGTTGGCGGTCGTGCGGACGCCGGACGATCTCGCCTGGCTCCGCGGGGCCCGCCTTCCGGCGCTTGAAGCGGTGGTGGGGCCGCGGCGGGCGGCTTGGCTTGCCGGGGCGGAGTGGCCAGTGTATGATGAGGACGATATCCCGGGCTTGTGCCGGGATGTGTGGACGCGATTCGCCCTGCCCGCGGGGGACCCGGGCGGGGTTGGCGGATAG
- a CDS encoding TlpA family protein disulfide reductase, which produces MTSRGFVALCAGVIVLTGFAYLAIRMASSQPQPVQPGEVAPDIQGKTWSGADFSLRALRGKPVLIDFFTTWCPPCLDETPDLMAFAAAHRGEIQVVLVDRGEARATVASYIARFHVPDDVAVVLDEGNRWSAPYGVTGQPEAFFIAADGRVVQHTLGPLSRAQMEAGAKVAGK; this is translated from the coding sequence ATGACATCCAGGGGATTCGTCGCGCTGTGCGCGGGGGTGATTGTCCTGACCGGGTTTGCGTATTTGGCGATCCGCATGGCATCCTCGCAACCGCAGCCGGTGCAGCCGGGCGAGGTTGCTCCCGACATCCAGGGGAAGACGTGGTCGGGCGCCGATTTCTCCCTGCGTGCGCTGCGCGGCAAACCGGTGCTGATCGATTTTTTCACCACCTGGTGCCCGCCCTGTCTGGACGAGACCCCGGACCTGATGGCCTTCGCCGCCGCCCATCGGGGAGAGATTCAGGTGGTGCTGGTCGACCGGGGGGAGGCGCGCGCGACGGTGGCATCGTACATCGCCCGGTTTCACGTGCCGGACGACGTGGCGGTGGTCCTCGACGAGGGGAATCGCTGGTCGGCACCCTATGGGGTCACCGGCCAGCCGGAGGCGTTTTTCATAGCGGCGGACGGGCGGGTGGTGCAGCACACCTTGGGTCCGCTCTCACGGGCGCAGATGGAGGCGGGGGCCAAGGTGGCGGGGAAGTGA
- a CDS encoding MFS transporter, which produces MARPEPRTVAVAVTTAACLVGDSMLYVVLPLYWREAGLGALWQVGVLLALNRFVRLFTNVFTGWFYQRWSVRTGMLWAIGMSVLVDMGYAFGKGFVLWCLLRAAWGCAWSLLRIGGLITVSAASGGSDAGRQMGWYNGVYRLGSLVGALVGGLAMPWLGWAGTGLLFAPLPVLCLPWIWRALDERRAAPHSSPSAPTVERLPRASWGMVMAGGFVVSFIFQGLFVSTLSDALRTRYGLAVEVAGIVVATSLVSGFIQSARWAWEPFLGVGVGRLMDTSDRSRFIHGTILILSAAGFLALTAVRASAGFILLSLFILATGTALTVITDAAAATTARSIRSPAFLSTYAVIQDLGAAAGPVTGYAMVSWNAFGAAYPLMAVLLLLMWTGLWITLWKSS; this is translated from the coding sequence GTGGCGAGACCGGAGCCCCGGACGGTGGCCGTGGCGGTGACCACGGCGGCCTGCCTGGTGGGCGATTCGATGTTGTACGTGGTGCTGCCGTTGTACTGGCGAGAGGCGGGGCTCGGCGCCCTGTGGCAGGTCGGGGTGCTGCTGGCGCTCAACCGGTTCGTGCGCCTGTTCACCAACGTGTTCACGGGATGGTTTTATCAGAGATGGTCGGTCCGGACGGGCATGCTGTGGGCCATCGGCATGAGCGTCCTGGTGGACATGGGATACGCCTTCGGCAAGGGGTTTGTCCTTTGGTGTCTGCTGCGCGCGGCCTGGGGATGCGCCTGGTCGCTCCTGCGCATCGGCGGGCTCATCACGGTCAGCGCGGCCTCCGGCGGATCGGACGCGGGGCGTCAGATGGGATGGTACAACGGGGTGTACCGGCTCGGCAGCTTGGTCGGGGCGCTGGTCGGCGGCCTGGCAATGCCCTGGCTGGGCTGGGCCGGGACGGGGCTGTTGTTCGCTCCCTTACCGGTGCTGTGCCTGCCGTGGATCTGGCGGGCGCTCGACGAACGCCGCGCCGCACCGCATTCATCGCCATCCGCGCCGACGGTGGAACGATTGCCGAGGGCGTCGTGGGGGATGGTCATGGCGGGCGGTTTCGTGGTGTCCTTCATCTTTCAGGGCCTCTTCGTCTCGACCCTGAGCGACGCGTTGCGCACCCGCTATGGCCTGGCCGTCGAGGTCGCTGGCATCGTGGTGGCCACGTCCCTCGTGTCGGGCTTCATCCAATCGGCGCGCTGGGCCTGGGAACCGTTCCTCGGCGTCGGCGTGGGACGCCTGATGGACACGTCGGATCGATCCCGCTTCATCCACGGCACCATCCTCATCCTCTCGGCGGCGGGTTTCCTCGCCCTGACCGCCGTCCGGGCGAGCGCTGGATTCATCCTGCTGAGCCTGTTCATCCTGGCCACGGGAACCGCCTTGACCGTCATCACGGATGCGGCGGCCGCGACGACCGCGAGATCGATCCGCTCCCCTGCCTTCCTCAGCACCTACGCGGTCATCCAGGACCTCGGGGCGGCGGCGGGACCCGTCACAGGCTACGCCATGGTCTCCTGGAACGCGTTTGGTGCGGCCTATCCCTTGATGGCCGTTCTCCTGTTGCTGATGTGGACAGGTCTGTGGATAACCCTGTGGAAAAGCTCGTGA
- a CDS encoding FMN-binding glutamate synthase family protein has product MWHQLAHTMWFQTALIELGVLVLAGLAAYVTAPWWWRWVFKRVFRQSIRELFEDPYTSNLAEGLTALRKFGIQWVIENELRAHEGVPLAKPIGTTRQFPHFDGLLFIPAQLDRRPLNHQVAVDSQTVIGRRAQRPMVLSMPILVSAMGYGVALSKPFVRALMKGAAMADTASNTGQGAWLPEFRALAKHLVVQFHDAPWRPSDEALRTADMIEVRLGQGANAGCGTLIHPQDLTPAVAQDFGFPDAVNTGAYIPAGVSEADHLRTLRKLVRDLRRISGGAPIAVKIAAGHHLERDLAIAVRAGFDVIVLDGAQGGTHSSPAILVDDFGLPTLAALCRAQRFLVDRGYRDRVDLIISGGVRTPGDMLKALALGADAVYIGSAALFAATHTQIVHAIPFEPPTALAWTKGTLRERFDEDRGAQSLAKFLTSCAEEMKLGARALGKTALRDVDASDLVAWQADVARITGLPLV; this is encoded by the coding sequence GTGTGGCACCAACTGGCGCACACGATGTGGTTTCAGACCGCCCTGATTGAACTGGGTGTGTTGGTGCTCGCCGGGCTGGCCGCTTACGTGACGGCCCCTTGGTGGTGGCGTTGGGTGTTCAAACGCGTCTTCCGGCAATCCATACGCGAATTGTTCGAAGACCCGTACACGTCCAACCTGGCCGAGGGCTTGACGGCACTGCGAAAATTCGGAATCCAATGGGTGATTGAAAATGAACTCCGCGCCCACGAAGGCGTCCCGTTGGCCAAGCCCATCGGGACGACGCGCCAGTTCCCCCACTTTGACGGGTTGCTGTTCATCCCCGCCCAGCTCGACCGGCGTCCTCTCAACCACCAGGTTGCCGTGGACAGCCAGACGGTCATCGGAAGACGGGCACAGCGCCCGATGGTCCTGTCCATGCCCATACTGGTCTCCGCCATGGGGTACGGTGTTGCCTTGAGCAAACCGTTCGTCCGGGCGCTCATGAAGGGCGCGGCGATGGCGGACACGGCGAGCAATACCGGACAGGGAGCCTGGTTGCCGGAGTTTCGCGCACTGGCCAAGCACCTCGTCGTACAGTTCCATGACGCGCCCTGGCGGCCGTCCGACGAGGCCCTCCGCACAGCCGACATGATAGAAGTCCGGTTGGGGCAAGGCGCCAACGCCGGCTGTGGCACCCTCATTCACCCCCAGGACCTGACCCCGGCCGTCGCCCAGGATTTCGGGTTTCCGGACGCCGTGAACACAGGCGCTTACATCCCCGCCGGAGTCTCGGAGGCCGATCACCTGCGCACGCTGAGAAAGCTGGTCCGCGACCTGCGCCGCATCAGCGGCGGCGCCCCCATCGCGGTGAAAATCGCCGCCGGGCACCACCTGGAGCGGGACCTGGCCATAGCCGTCCGGGCTGGTTTCGACGTGATTGTCCTGGACGGCGCTCAGGGCGGAACCCACTCTTCCCCTGCAATCCTCGTCGACGATTTTGGCTTGCCGACGCTGGCTGCCCTCTGCCGGGCGCAGCGTTTTTTGGTCGATCGCGGTTACCGCGACCGAGTCGATCTCATCATCTCCGGCGGCGTTCGTACCCCCGGGGACATGCTCAAAGCCCTGGCCCTCGGCGCCGATGCGGTATATATCGGTTCTGCCGCCCTGTTCGCCGCGACGCACACCCAGATCGTCCACGCCATTCCATTCGAGCCGCCGACCGCATTGGCGTGGACCAAAGGCACGCTGCGCGAACGCTTTGACGAAGACCGCGGGGCCCAGAGCCTGGCAAAATTTTTGACCAGCTGCGCCGAAGAGATGAAACTCGGCGCCAGGGCCCTCGGCAAAACCGCCTTGCGGGACGTGGACGCCTCGGATCTGGTCGCTTGGCAGGCGGATGTGGCCCGCATCACCGGTCTGCCCTTGGTGTAG
- the mobA gene encoding molybdenum cofactor guanylyltransferase, with amino-acid sequence MLVWALILAGGASRRMGRDKLTLPRARGGEASVIDHVLAVAGACAERVTVAAPPGGVSFPVPNGVEVVCDPAWYQGPLAALANAWPDAPAADALLVLAGDLPGIDTAVPAALAGILEAAPEADAAVVVRGGVPQPLLALYRKRAGSVFGQAAAAGERRLLPVLARLAVRPVDADALGWPEWWTKPVHTPADYEAWLRQTEGSA; translated from the coding sequence GTGCTGGTCTGGGCGCTGATCCTCGCCGGCGGCGCGAGCCGGCGGATGGGACGGGACAAGCTCACCCTGCCCCGGGCACGGGGCGGGGAGGCGAGCGTGATCGATCACGTCCTGGCAGTGGCCGGGGCGTGCGCCGAGCGGGTGACGGTGGCGGCTCCCCCGGGCGGGGTGAGCTTTCCGGTGCCGAACGGGGTAGAGGTGGTGTGCGATCCCGCTTGGTACCAGGGGCCCCTCGCCGCCCTGGCAAACGCCTGGCCGGATGCGCCCGCGGCCGACGCCCTCCTGGTGTTGGCGGGCGATCTCCCGGGCATCGACACGGCGGTGCCGGCGGCGCTCGCCGGCATCCTCGAGGCGGCGCCCGAGGCGGACGCGGCGGTGGTGGTGCGCGGCGGCGTGCCCCAGCCCCTCCTTGCGCTGTACCGGAAGCGGGCAGGGTCGGTGTTCGGGCAAGCGGCGGCGGCCGGGGAGCGGCGTCTGCTGCCGGTGCTGGCGCGGTTGGCGGTGCGCCCGGTGGACGCGGACGCCCTGGGTTGGCCGGAATGGTGGACGAAGCCGGTGCACACACCGGCGGATTACGAGGCGTGGCTGCGCCAGACGGAGGGATCTGCGTGA
- the tatC gene encoding twin-arginine translocase subunit TatC, with amino-acid sequence MKPEPRMTFTEHLEDLRRRILYILAVFVVVFGVCLGLVSRIYGYLVGPLAREGYHLMVTSPGEVITVYLSIAGIVAVGLTLPFALYQLWKFVAPGLTPVERRYTLRLLPITLVMFILGVLFAWFVIFPTILHFLLRIAAEHFSVMLRAGSYFGFLTNICLPFGFIFELPIVVVFLTRIGVISPQLLRRVRRYAYLVIVILGVLISPPELISHLSVVVPMILLYEASIALSVIAKRRRDKAASAASLS; translated from the coding sequence GTGAAGCCGGAGCCGCGGATGACGTTCACGGAACACCTGGAGGACCTTCGCCGCCGGATCCTGTACATCCTGGCGGTGTTCGTCGTCGTGTTCGGCGTGTGCCTTGGGCTGGTCTCCCGCATTTACGGCTATCTGGTCGGCCCGCTGGCGCGCGAGGGCTATCACCTGATGGTGACGTCGCCCGGGGAGGTCATCACCGTCTACTTGTCCATCGCCGGCATTGTGGCGGTTGGATTGACGCTGCCCTTCGCGCTCTATCAACTGTGGAAGTTCGTGGCGCCGGGACTCACTCCGGTGGAACGCAGGTACACGCTGCGCCTGTTGCCGATCACGCTGGTGATGTTCATCCTCGGCGTCCTCTTCGCCTGGTTCGTCATCTTCCCTACCATCCTGCACTTTCTGCTGCGAATCGCGGCGGAGCACTTCAGCGTGATGCTGCGGGCGGGCAGCTACTTCGGGTTTCTCACCAACATCTGCCTGCCGTTCGGGTTCATCTTCGAACTGCCGATTGTGGTGGTGTTTCTCACGCGGATCGGGGTCATCAGCCCGCAGCTCCTGCGCCGCGTGCGGCGGTACGCCTACTTGGTGATCGTGATCCTCGGGGTGCTCATCAGCCCGCCGGAGCTCATCTCCCATCTGAGCGTGGTGGTGCCGATGATCCTCCTGTACGAGGCGAGCATCGCCTTGTCCGTGATCGCCAAGCGCCGGCGCGACAAGGCGGCATCGGCCGCTTCGCTGTCCTGA
- the tatA gene encoding twin-arginine translocase TatA/TatE family subunit, producing MGLGNIGWSGLVLILVALLLVFGPSKLPEIGRAFGKSLREFKDATRGMVDEAANAAQEEPVHSAKARVEPIELKTPEPGDDKRNPS from the coding sequence ATGGGTCTCGGGAACATCGGGTGGTCGGGCCTGGTCCTGATCCTCGTGGCGCTGTTGCTGGTGTTCGGGCCGAGCAAGCTTCCGGAGATCGGGCGGGCGTTCGGCAAGTCGCTGCGCGAATTCAAGGACGCGACGCGCGGGATGGTGGACGAGGCCGCGAACGCCGCCCAGGAGGAACCGGTGCACAGCGCGAAGGCGCGCGTCGAGCCGATTGAGTTGAAGACGCCGGAGCCGGGCGACGACAAGCGGAACCCGAGCTGA